The following are encoded together in the Canis aureus isolate CA01 chromosome 30, VMU_Caureus_v.1.0, whole genome shotgun sequence genome:
- the BTG3 gene encoding protein BTG3 codes for MKNEIAAVVFFFTRLVRKHDKLKKEAVERFAEKLTLILQEKYKNHWYPEKPSKGQAYRCIRVNKFQRVDPDVLKACENSCILYSDLGLPKELTLWVDPCEVCCRYGEKNNAFIVASFENEDENKDEISKKVTRALDKVTSDYHSGSSSSDEETSKEVEVKPSSVTATPSPVYQISELIFPPLPMWHPLPRKKPGMYRGNGHQNHYPPPIPFGYPNQGRKNKPYRPIPVTWVPPPGMHCDRNHWINPHMLAPH; via the exons ATGAAGAACGAAATTGCTGCTGTTGTCTTCTTTTTTACACGGCTGGTTCGAAAACATGATAAGTTGAAAAAAGAGGCGGTTGAGCGGTTTGCTGAGAAATTGACTCTTATacttcaagaaaaatataaaaatcactgGTATCCAGAAAAACCATCAAAAGGACAGGCCTACAG ATGCATTCGTGTCAATAAGTTTCAGAGAGTTGATCCTGATGTTCTGAAAGCCTGTGAGAACAGCTGCATCTTATACAGTGATCTAGGCTTACCAAAGGAACTCACTCTGTGGGTGGATCCATGTGAGGTGTGCTGTCG gTATGGAGAGAAAAACAATGCATTCATTGTTGCCAGCTTTGAAAATGAGGATGAGAACAAGGATGAAATCTCCAAGAAAGTTACCAGGGCTCTTGATAAGGTTACCTCTGATTATCATTCAGGATCCTCTtcttcagatgaagaaacaagtAAAGAAGTAGAAGTGAAACCCAGTTCAGTGACTGCGACCCCAAGCCCTGTGTACCAG ATTTCAGAATTAATATTCCCGCCTCTTCCAATGTGGCACCCTTTGCCCAGAAAAAAGCCAGGAATGTACCGAGGGAATGGTCATCAGAATCACTACCCTCCTCCTATTCCATTTGGTTATCCAAATCAGGGAAGAAAGAATAAACCATATCGCCCAATTCCAGTAACATGGGTACCTCCTCCTGGAATGCATTGTGACCGGAATCACTGGATTAATCCTCACATGTTAGCACCTCACTAG